In one Cloacibacillus porcorum genomic region, the following are encoded:
- a CDS encoding DUF4118 domain-containing protein, with translation MKEMRRPTPEELLSQLKSQPDKGEGTLKIFFGYAAGVGKTYAMLEAAHRAKKQGVDVVVGYVEPHTRPETMKLLADLEVLPTRSVEYKGMKLSEFDLDGALARRPQLILVDELAHTNAAGSRHVKRYQDIKELLRYGIDVYTTVNVQHIESLNDIVASITGVTVAERVPDDVFDRAELIEVIDIEPDDLIERIESGKVYKNERAKKALGSFFTKKNLGALREIALRRTADKQNRAALAEGGAVNAGEHVITCISAAPSNAKVIRTAARLAEAFHSRFTALYVETGGGRHGGGDNGRCLQMNIKLAEDLGAQIVTAYGDDISEQIAQYAKQSGATKVVLGRTNHKNGLFGRKKSLIDRLTETAPELDVYIIPDRQPPYRAKKRYGAVGVNLSWRDTARAALIFAAATLLSLAFFRAGFQNINTISFYMLAVLFTSIWTHGHIYGVALSFASVAAFNFLFIEPLYSFTMYDPAYPAILAVMLCASLLTSSLTSRIKRQAELASGNAYMTEVLLETSQLLNKSEGFAATAEVTERQLRKLLDRPVFIYGETPQGTLALISPAELPDTEKIYQSEEEMGVAEWVRTNNHRAGATTDTLPGAKCLYMAVRGDGGGSVLAVAAVAARSLPPLSALEKNLIRAMLDECGVALEKAMLYDRWVSKKA, from the coding sequence ATGAAAGAGATGAGACGCCCCACCCCAGAAGAGCTGCTCTCGCAGCTGAAAAGCCAGCCGGACAAGGGCGAGGGGACGCTGAAAATATTCTTCGGCTACGCCGCCGGCGTCGGCAAAACCTACGCGATGCTCGAGGCGGCGCACCGCGCGAAAAAACAGGGCGTGGACGTGGTAGTCGGCTACGTGGAGCCGCACACGCGCCCCGAAACAATGAAGCTGCTTGCGGACCTTGAGGTGCTGCCGACACGGAGCGTCGAGTACAAGGGCATGAAGCTCAGCGAATTTGACCTCGACGGAGCGCTTGCCCGCCGCCCCCAGCTGATACTGGTCGACGAGCTGGCCCACACGAACGCCGCCGGTTCGCGCCATGTAAAGCGCTATCAGGACATCAAAGAGCTGCTGCGTTACGGGATCGACGTCTATACCACCGTCAACGTGCAGCACATCGAGAGCCTCAACGACATCGTCGCCTCGATCACAGGGGTGACCGTCGCCGAACGCGTGCCCGACGACGTATTCGACCGGGCAGAGCTGATCGAAGTCATCGACATCGAACCGGACGACCTCATAGAGCGCATAGAATCCGGCAAAGTCTATAAAAACGAACGGGCGAAAAAGGCGCTCGGCAGCTTCTTCACCAAGAAAAACCTCGGCGCCCTGCGCGAAATCGCGCTGCGCCGCACCGCCGACAAACAGAACCGCGCGGCGCTGGCCGAGGGAGGCGCCGTCAACGCCGGCGAACATGTGATCACCTGCATCTCCGCCGCGCCCTCCAACGCCAAGGTCATCCGCACGGCGGCGCGCCTCGCGGAGGCCTTTCACAGCCGCTTCACGGCGCTCTACGTGGAGACCGGCGGCGGCAGGCACGGCGGAGGGGATAACGGCCGCTGCCTGCAGATGAACATAAAGCTCGCGGAGGACCTGGGCGCGCAGATCGTAACCGCCTACGGCGACGATATCTCAGAACAGATCGCGCAGTACGCCAAGCAGAGCGGCGCGACAAAGGTGGTGCTGGGACGCACCAACCATAAAAACGGCCTCTTCGGAAGGAAAAAGAGCCTCATCGACCGCCTCACGGAGACCGCCCCCGAGCTTGACGTCTACATAATCCCCGACCGGCAGCCGCCGTACCGCGCGAAAAAACGTTACGGCGCGGTCGGCGTCAATCTCTCCTGGCGTGACACAGCGCGCGCGGCGCTGATCTTCGCCGCGGCGACGCTGCTCTCCCTCGCCTTCTTCCGCGCGGGCTTCCAGAACATCAACACGATCTCCTTTTATATGCTCGCAGTGCTCTTTACCTCCATCTGGACGCACGGGCATATCTACGGCGTCGCGCTCTCCTTTGCGAGCGTCGCGGCCTTCAACTTCCTCTTTATCGAACCGCTCTACTCCTTCACGATGTATGACCCCGCTTATCCCGCCATCCTCGCCGTCATGCTCTGCGCGAGCCTGCTCACCAGCTCCCTCACCAGCCGCATCAAAAGACAGGCGGAGCTCGCCTCCGGCAACGCCTATATGACGGAGGTCCTGCTGGAGACGAGCCAGCTGCTCAACAAATCCGAGGGCTTCGCGGCCACGGCGGAGGTCACGGAGAGACAGCTGCGCAAGCTGCTCGACAGGCCGGTATTCATCTACGGGGAGACGCCGCAGGGAACCCTTGCGCTGATATCCCCGGCGGAGCTGCCCGATACGGAGAAAATTTATCAAAGTGAGGAAGAGATGGGCGTCGCCGAGTGGGTGCGCACAAACAACCACCGCGCCGGCGCGACCACCGACACGCTGCCGGGCGCGAAATGCCTCTATATGGCCGTCCGCGGCGACGGAGGCGGCAGCGTTCTCGCCGTCGCCGCCGTCGCCGCGCGGTCGCTGCCGCCGCTCTCCGCCCTTGAAAAAAACCTGATCCGCGCGATGCTCGACGAGTGCGGCGTAGCGCTGGAAAAGGCCATGCTCTATGACCGCTGGGTATCAAAAAAGGCTTAA
- a CDS encoding SDR family oxidoreductase, which produces MEPAFKGKRVLVTAGADGIGRVIAESFYRGWASVHICARTAEKLERCAEELPGLTYTRADVSRFEDVKRLFADIEERLGGLDFLINNAGIAGPTARVDEVEPEEWRRTMCTNIDSQFFCAKLAAPMMIKAGGGGIVNMGSTASLFAYPHRSPYAASKWAVIGFTKTLALELGEFGIRANAVCPGCVEGERIEGVIRREAAALGISPEAVRSGYTSQTALRTFVGAQDIADMCLYLCSPSGAKISGQVMTIDGFTENCHI; this is translated from the coding sequence ATGGAGCCGGCTTTTAAGGGCAAACGGGTACTTGTGACGGCGGGCGCCGATGGTATCGGCAGAGTGATCGCCGAGAGTTTTTACCGGGGCTGGGCCTCCGTCCATATCTGCGCCCGCACCGCGGAGAAGCTTGAACGGTGTGCCGAAGAACTGCCGGGGCTCACATATACGCGGGCGGACGTCTCCCGCTTTGAAGATGTTAAGCGGCTCTTCGCGGATATAGAAGAGCGGCTTGGTGGCCTTGACTTCCTCATAAACAACGCGGGCATCGCGGGGCCGACGGCGCGCGTTGACGAAGTCGAGCCGGAAGAGTGGCGGCGCACGATGTGTACAAATATCGACAGCCAGTTCTTCTGCGCGAAACTCGCCGCGCCCATGATGATAAAGGCGGGAGGCGGCGGAATCGTCAACATGGGCTCCACCGCTAGCCTCTTCGCCTATCCGCACCGCTCGCCCTACGCGGCCTCCAAATGGGCCGTCATCGGCTTCACCAAGACACTCGCCCTCGAACTCGGAGAATTCGGCATCAGGGCCAACGCCGTCTGCCCCGGCTGTGTCGAGGGTGAGCGGATAGAGGGCGTCATCAGGCGCGAGGCGGCGGCGCTGGGGATTTCGCCGGAGGCGGTACGCTCCGGGTACACCTCCCAGACCGCGCTGCGGACCTTCGTGGGGGCGCAGGACATCGCGGATATGTGCCTCTACCTCTGCTCGCCTTCGGGAGCGAAAATATCGGGACAGGTGATGACCATAGACGGCTTTACCGAGAACTGCCACATCTAG
- a CDS encoding NifB/NifX family molybdenum-iron cluster-binding protein, whose translation MAKSTKCRRVCGRPAALRFMPDARAAEILDLSLEELESLRLCDLEGLDQETAARRMEVSRGTLQRIIYSAHAKVAEALCTGKGIFINGGNYEIAGEWCGGMARCRRCPFIIESDRAFRERMERIMRNGIIAVTAEENGEIFQHFGHTRWFALYEIKEGAVASHRLIDAEGSGHSALGGFLKENGVDLLICGGIGGGAKNVLAAAGIELVSGVSGSIDEAVKAFLAGRLKDDPAAECDHHHHGEIEGSCHGCGHGEAHGCH comes from the coding sequence ATGGCCAAAAGCACAAAATGCCGCCGCGTATGCGGCCGCCCCGCGGCTCTGCGCTTTATGCCGGACGCCCGCGCGGCGGAGATTCTCGACCTTTCGCTTGAAGAGCTTGAGAGCCTTCGCCTCTGCGACCTCGAGGGGCTAGACCAGGAGACGGCGGCCCGCCGTATGGAGGTATCGCGCGGCACTTTGCAGCGCATCATCTATTCCGCGCACGCCAAGGTGGCCGAGGCTCTCTGCACGGGCAAGGGTATCTTTATCAACGGCGGCAACTACGAGATCGCCGGCGAATGGTGCGGCGGAATGGCCAGATGCAGGCGCTGCCCCTTTATCATCGAGAGCGATAGGGCTTTCAGGGAAAGGATGGAGAGGATCATGAGAAACGGAATAATTGCGGTAACGGCTGAGGAAAACGGTGAAATATTTCAGCACTTCGGACATACGCGCTGGTTTGCGCTCTATGAGATAAAGGAGGGCGCGGTGGCTTCGCACCGGCTGATCGACGCGGAGGGCAGCGGTCACTCGGCGCTCGGCGGTTTCCTGAAGGAGAACGGCGTGGACCTTCTCATCTGCGGCGGTATCGGCGGCGGGGCGAAGAACGTTCTCGCGGCGGCGGGCATTGAGCTGGTCTCCGGCGTCAGCGGTTCCATCGACGAGGCGGTGAAGGCCTTTCTCGCGGGAAGGCTGAAGGACGACCCGGCGGCGGAGTGCGACCACCATCACCACGGCGAGATCGAAGGCAGCTGTCACGGCTGCGGCCACGGAGAGGCGCACGGCTGTCATTAA
- the kdpC gene encoding K(+)-transporting ATPase subunit C — MTLRIVTIRSIIYFALMTVITGIIYPLAVTAVAKVAFPYQANGSIIRIEGRKYGAENLGQLYRSPAHLWGRQMNIDTSFTGTNGKPAAYAWPSNLSPAGEKLEGLIAERVKEIRAANPAMGERPVPVELVTSSGGGLDPHISPAAALYQVPRIAAATGLTEERVTEIIKKHTEGRFLGIMGEPRVHVLKVNLELDGILKN, encoded by the coding sequence ATGACATTGAGAATAGTCACAATACGTTCGATAATATATTTCGCGCTGATGACGGTAATCACGGGGATCATATATCCCCTCGCGGTGACAGCCGTCGCCAAAGTCGCCTTCCCCTACCAGGCGAACGGCTCCATCATCAGGATCGAGGGGCGAAAATACGGCGCGGAGAACCTCGGGCAGCTCTACCGGTCGCCCGCCCACCTCTGGGGACGCCAGATGAACATCGACACCAGCTTCACCGGCACAAACGGCAAACCAGCGGCCTATGCCTGGCCCTCCAACCTCAGCCCCGCGGGAGAGAAGCTCGAAGGGCTGATCGCCGAACGTGTTAAAGAGATACGCGCGGCAAACCCCGCGATGGGAGAAAGGCCAGTTCCCGTAGAACTGGTCACCAGCTCCGGCGGCGGCCTCGACCCCCACATCTCCCCCGCCGCCGCGCTCTACCAGGTACCGCGAATCGCGGCGGCCACCGGCCTCACGGAAGAGAGGGTGACGGAGATCATCAAGAAGCACACCGAGGGACGCTTTCTGGGGATCATGGGCGAACCGCGCGTCCACGTCCTGAAGGTCAACCTTGAGCTGGATGGAATCCTAAAGAACTAA
- a CDS encoding helix-turn-helix domain-containing protein: MRYTKEERLEIGRKVYEGIMTRYEAAEAYGISDDTARDYMRMYRDSNSLPPKSSGNGSDSYVYKPSERQPDLSDYESMTKKELIVELIKAKVAEARLKKGYEVKGDGPVKEYILLDSSNTK; this comes from the coding sequence ATGCGATACACGAAAGAAGAGCGTCTTGAAATCGGACGAAAAGTTTATGAGGGGATAATGACACGTTACGAGGCTGCCGAAGCCTACGGCATCAGCGACGACACGGCTAGGGACTATATGCGGATGTATCGTGATTCCAACAGTCTGCCGCCCAAGTCTTCCGGAAACGGTTCGGACAGTTATGTTTACAAGCCTTCCGAAAGACAGCCTGACCTATCAGATTATGAGTCCATGACAAAAAAAGAACTCATTGTTGAGTTGATTAAAGCGAAAGTAGCGGAAGCAAGATTAAAAAAAGGCTACGAGGTGAAAGGAGATGGTCCGGTAAAGGAATATATCCTTTTAGACAGCTCGAATACCAAGTAA
- a CDS encoding IS3 family transposase, giving the protein MCRVTGIPRSSFYNWKRSLFEPSKRARDFARSVMLFMEYHKRYPSHGYRWLNAKIRLDTGIVHSDPYAYKCCRAAGIKSKAKHYRYKKPGNPYRLFPNLLLAGLPVYSPMQYIASDMTAFCFKGTYYELTLYMDLWNNEIVSHALSSRRGDRMTYIDGLEGLIMNKDKKTEWQTILHTDQGAVYASKKYNDILELNHIAHSMSRSGTPTDNAAMEAINGWLKAELFTDFHVTGKENIEREIEEYIKFFNEERPAYALGYMTPKQYKEAYSGNGSFRSRT; this is encoded by the coding sequence CTGTGCCGTGTGACGGGGATTCCCAGAAGCAGCTTCTATAACTGGAAACGCAGCCTGTTTGAACCGTCCAAAAGAGCGAGGGATTTTGCTAGAAGCGTAATGCTCTTTATGGAATATCATAAAAGATATCCGTCGCACGGATACAGATGGCTTAACGCGAAGATACGCCTTGACACCGGAATAGTCCATTCAGATCCGTACGCCTATAAATGTTGCAGGGCTGCCGGTATAAAGAGCAAGGCAAAACACTACCGTTATAAAAAACCAGGCAATCCGTACAGATTATTCCCCAACCTGCTTCTTGCAGGCCTGCCGGTATACTCACCGATGCAGTACATAGCGAGCGATATGACGGCATTCTGCTTCAAAGGTACGTACTATGAGCTGACACTGTATATGGACCTATGGAACAACGAAATAGTAAGCCATGCGTTGTCTTCAAGGCGCGGAGACAGAATGACATACATAGACGGGCTGGAAGGACTGATAATGAATAAAGATAAAAAAACGGAATGGCAGACGATACTGCACACAGACCAGGGCGCGGTATACGCCTCCAAGAAATACAACGACATCTTGGAACTGAACCATATAGCCCACTCCATGTCCAGAAGCGGAACTCCTACGGACAATGCGGCGATGGAAGCGATAAACGGCTGGCTGAAAGCGGAGCTGTTTACAGACTTTCATGTAACAGGCAAAGAAAACATAGAGCGGGAGATAGAGGAATACATAAAATTCTTCAATGAAGAGCGTCCGGCCTATGCTTTGGGATACATGACGCCGAAACAGTATAAGGAGGCGTATAGCGGAAACGGCAGTTTTAGGAGTAGGACGTAA
- a CDS encoding GGDEF domain-containing protein — translation MISRLKHFLGFQQDDGDKEEIFLRLYESVRRQHLVLHLLIIAFEVFMLFLISSKDGGPFLKPRRTAYFILYLLLIAVTCAVTLIQDRLLHTDPKNYRRYFITEHIYIALLCLWSTALTLNDQLGGNGLSVYTYVAIISAAISLMEPWKSLLLYGGNFILLNALLPYFPWPNGLNQTFNNFTNSLFVAIIAFALANYFYKSQLRIKRDEIVIERQYKELQRANQTLSQEVMTDSLTQLHNRRYLRKVIAERFPGKERTACLMIDIDHFKLYNDRNGHLAGDRLLIDISEYLRGELRGRGADLVRYGGEEFIAFLYGEEALAANQTAEKIRRDVESLRCAPSAGEEKHITVSIGLHHKEPHEQMTMKEIILRADEALYRAKEGGRNRIVCSSAASLTGTDNLS, via the coding sequence ATGATTTCACGTCTGAAACATTTTCTGGGTTTTCAGCAGGACGACGGGGATAAAGAGGAAATATTTCTCCGCCTCTATGAAAGCGTGAGACGGCAGCACCTTGTCCTCCACCTGCTGATCATCGCCTTTGAGGTCTTCATGCTCTTTCTCATCTCCTCCAAGGATGGCGGACCCTTTCTCAAACCGCGGCGGACGGCATACTTCATCCTCTATCTGCTGCTCATCGCCGTTACCTGTGCCGTGACCCTCATACAAGACCGCCTGCTTCATACGGACCCGAAAAATTACCGGCGCTATTTCATAACGGAGCATATCTACATCGCGCTGCTCTGCCTCTGGAGCACCGCGCTCACCCTGAACGACCAGCTCGGCGGCAACGGCCTCTCCGTCTACACCTACGTCGCCATCATCAGCGCCGCCATCTCCCTGATGGAGCCCTGGAAGAGCCTCCTGCTCTACGGCGGAAACTTTATCCTGCTGAACGCGCTGCTGCCATACTTCCCCTGGCCGAACGGGCTGAACCAGACCTTCAACAACTTCACCAACAGCCTCTTCGTCGCCATCATCGCCTTTGCACTCGCGAACTATTTCTACAAGAGCCAGCTGCGGATAAAACGCGACGAAATAGTTATCGAGAGACAATATAAAGAGCTGCAGCGGGCCAACCAGACCCTCAGCCAAGAGGTGATGACCGACTCGCTGACACAGCTCCACAACCGCCGCTACCTGCGCAAGGTCATCGCCGAGCGTTTTCCGGGAAAAGAGCGGACGGCCTGCCTGATGATTGATATCGACCACTTCAAACTCTACAATGACCGCAACGGACACCTCGCGGGAGACAGATTGCTGATAGATATCTCCGAATACCTTCGCGGCGAGCTACGCGGACGCGGCGCGGATCTCGTGCGCTACGGTGGCGAAGAATTCATCGCCTTCCTCTACGGCGAAGAGGCTCTGGCGGCAAACCAGACGGCGGAGAAGATCCGCCGGGACGTCGAATCGCTGCGCTGCGCGCCGTCGGCGGGGGAAGAAAAACACATCACCGTCAGCATCGGCCTCCACCATAAAGAGCCGCACGAACAAATGACGATGAAAGAGATCATCCTGCGCGCCGACGAGGCCCTATACAGGGCGAAAGAGGGCGGCAGAAACAGAATCGTCTGCTCCTCCGCCGCATCCTTAACAGGAACAGATAATTTATCATAG
- a CDS encoding sigma-70 family RNA polymerase sigma factor, which yields MQKENQNVHLSPLPVPRPEPVSVPDTVRAYKPLVKAVAKRYQGRGAEYDDLVQEGCLALLILVPKCPDPQWLALFLKNHLPGYIRDAAARLRRAHAVGKELPLEELEEILGAEEQNYREIELRETLMRALSPDEFDITLALLEGCSQREIARTLGVSQQAVAARLKTIRKKIKKAMNE from the coding sequence ATGCAGAAAGAGAACCAGAACGTTCACTTGTCTCCCCTACCCGTACCACGACCGGAGCCCGTTTCCGTTCCTGATACTGTCCGTGCCTACAAGCCGCTTGTAAAGGCCGTCGCGAAACGCTACCAGGGACGCGGCGCGGAATACGACGACCTCGTGCAGGAGGGCTGCCTCGCGCTGCTCATCCTCGTCCCCAAATGCCCCGACCCCCAGTGGCTCGCGCTTTTCCTCAAAAACCATCTGCCCGGATACATACGGGACGCCGCGGCGCGCCTCCGCCGCGCGCACGCCGTCGGCAAAGAGCTGCCGCTCGAAGAGCTGGAAGAGATACTTGGCGCGGAAGAACAAAACTACCGTGAAATCGAACTGCGCGAGACGCTCATGCGCGCCCTTTCCCCCGATGAGTTCGACATCACGCTGGCGCTCCTCGAGGGCTGCAGCCAGCGGGAGATCGCGCGCACCCTGGGCGTCAGCCAGCAGGCCGTCGCGGCGCGCCTCAAAACGATCCGTAAAAAGATAAAAAAGGCCATGAACGAATAA
- a CDS encoding ArsR/SmtB family transcription factor, whose translation MIDYEELAEMLKALSDPNRLMIVEMLSGGELCACKLLERFRITQPTLSHHMKTLRQAGLVKGHKEGKWMHYTLDGERFAMLTDAIGELTGKEK comes from the coding sequence ATGATAGATTACGAGGAACTCGCCGAGATGCTCAAGGCCCTTTCCGACCCCAACAGGCTGATGATCGTGGAGATGCTCTCCGGCGGAGAACTCTGCGCCTGCAAGCTGCTGGAGCGTTTCAGAATAACGCAGCCCACCCTCTCGCACCATATGAAGACCCTCCGTCAGGCCGGACTTGTCAAGGGACACAAAGAGGGGAAGTGGATGCACTACACGCTTGACGGCGAGCGCTTCGCGATGCTGACCGACGCGATCGGCGAGCTCACGGGAAAAGAAAAATGA
- a CDS encoding BACON domain-containing protein produces the protein MRKECRNHVYIVIFILITLCAVAAGGCGGSGGGEKLYVMGGMHGDLADELNEICDVESYDGLSADAPLIISREDGFSTDENTAAVVRKFLDAGMSVGLEHADEREINDFLDTLGLKGDFVMPSGNSYVEYYGVKILSGDIFSYVMLNDDESLPELLNEFPNEIVSGDLLVSQDKTPPWQPVVTSGDETVSFDHPSLDSKPTANELSMAKDIVNWMNGSARQAKEAADGKASVQRALNSAASGTNDLTQVSRMYEKTYNASQWNNTFEITVDVYACHTYNEADKQDSDWFFIKQKGQLNPSANYSNKDHHRTTTAVIQNYMVEYGFDNWMVNKDNAVNNSVVLKESKPDTTVGSSGFSSGISFSLGGSVGFSGLSGTGGISAGVSYSTSESQTVPDCQVQNESKGSSNNITQQNAKWKYTFSRPLLKGGPYFAACNDFYDAPLASRSLFQPVNQWAWTVGPNERDKIKGFKFKFRWMTGYSYSAGYAWWIKVAGEEHHNNAAQEREFYVSLEDIMPPLIAANNLDFSQAAGYKKLELGTFRDWTAESSESWCTLSRAAGTKEDADQGIYVDVSQNTTGVNREATITLKTKDGKGSSTVRVFQSRY, from the coding sequence ATGCGGAAAGAATGCAGAAACCACGTCTACATCGTTATATTTATACTTATCACCCTCTGCGCCGTGGCGGCGGGCGGCTGCGGCGGCAGCGGCGGTGGCGAGAAGCTGTACGTCATGGGCGGTATGCACGGGGACTTGGCCGACGAGCTGAACGAGATATGCGACGTCGAAAGTTATGACGGCCTCAGCGCCGACGCGCCGCTGATCATCTCGCGTGAAGATGGTTTCAGCACCGACGAAAACACGGCGGCCGTCGTACGCAAATTCCTGGATGCGGGAATGAGTGTCGGGCTGGAACACGCGGACGAAAGGGAGATAAACGACTTCCTTGATACGCTGGGCCTTAAGGGGGACTTTGTCATGCCCTCCGGCAACAGCTATGTAGAATATTACGGCGTGAAGATCTTAAGCGGGGATATCTTCTCATATGTAATGCTCAACGACGACGAGTCTTTACCTGAGCTGCTGAACGAATTCCCGAACGAGATCGTATCCGGCGACCTGCTCGTATCGCAGGACAAAACCCCGCCGTGGCAGCCGGTTGTAACGTCGGGAGACGAAACCGTATCATTCGACCACCCCTCCCTCGACAGCAAGCCGACCGCAAACGAACTCTCGATGGCCAAAGACATTGTAAACTGGATGAACGGGAGCGCGCGGCAGGCCAAAGAGGCCGCCGACGGCAAGGCCTCGGTGCAGAGGGCCCTCAACAGCGCGGCCTCCGGGACGAACGACCTCACGCAAGTATCCCGCATGTACGAAAAGACCTATAACGCCTCACAATGGAACAACACATTCGAGATAACGGTGGACGTTTACGCCTGCCACACATATAACGAGGCGGATAAACAGGATTCCGACTGGTTCTTCATCAAACAGAAGGGACAGCTGAACCCTTCGGCAAACTACAGCAATAAAGATCACCACCGGACGACGACGGCAGTCATACAGAATTACATGGTCGAATACGGCTTTGACAACTGGATGGTCAACAAAGACAATGCGGTAAACAACAGCGTCGTGCTCAAAGAATCAAAGCCGGACACCACCGTCGGCTCGAGCGGCTTCTCCAGCGGCATCTCCTTCTCACTTGGCGGCAGCGTAGGATTTTCAGGGCTCTCCGGCACCGGCGGCATCAGCGCCGGCGTAAGTTATTCCACCAGCGAAAGCCAGACCGTCCCCGACTGCCAGGTACAAAACGAATCGAAGGGCTCGTCAAACAACATCACCCAGCAGAACGCGAAATGGAAATACACATTCTCGCGCCCGCTGCTAAAGGGAGGCCCCTACTTCGCCGCCTGCAACGACTTCTACGACGCGCCGCTCGCCTCGCGGAGCCTATTTCAGCCGGTGAACCAGTGGGCTTGGACGGTCGGCCCCAATGAGAGGGACAAGATCAAGGGCTTCAAGTTCAAATTTAGGTGGATGACCGGCTATTCCTACAGCGCCGGCTATGCCTGGTGGATCAAAGTCGCCGGAGAGGAGCACCATAACAATGCGGCGCAGGAACGGGAGTTCTACGTCTCCCTCGAAGATATCATGCCTCCGCTAATCGCCGCCAATAATCTGGACTTCTCGCAGGCGGCGGGTTATAAAAAGCTCGAACTGGGAACCTTCCGCGACTGGACGGCTGAGAGCAGCGAATCCTGGTGCACGCTGAGCCGGGCAGCAGGTACAAAAGAGGACGCTGACCAGGGCATTTATGTGGACGTCTCTCAAAACACGACGGGAGTCAACCGCGAGGCGACCATCACGCTGAAGACAAAGGACGGCAAGGGCTCCTCGACGGTAAGGGTCTTCCAGTCAAGATACTGA